In the Sinorhizobium arboris LMG 14919 genome, one interval contains:
- the derI gene encoding D-erythrulose-4-phosphate isomerase — protein MKIAIGADSAGKPLLDVIAAHLGKRSDLEVRDLSHAGYYADLSRDLAQTITAGENERGILICGTGIGVCISANKVPGIRAALTHDTYSAERAAKSNNAQIITMGARVIGPELAKSIVDTWLSSEFDPNGPSAANVEAIDRLDQAK, from the coding sequence ATGAAAATCGCGATCGGAGCCGACAGCGCCGGCAAACCCTTGCTCGACGTCATCGCCGCGCACCTTGGCAAGAGAAGCGACCTCGAAGTCAGGGACCTAAGCCATGCCGGCTATTATGCCGATCTCTCCCGCGATCTGGCGCAAACGATCACGGCCGGCGAAAACGAACGCGGCATCCTGATCTGCGGCACCGGCATCGGCGTGTGCATCTCGGCCAACAAGGTGCCCGGCATCCGTGCCGCGCTGACCCACGACACCTATTCCGCCGAGCGGGCGGCCAAATCCAACAACGCGCAGATCATCACGATGGGCGCGCGCGTCATCGGCCCGGAACTGGCAAAATCGATCGTCGATACCTGGCTCTCCTCCGAATTCGACCCGAACGGTCCTTCGGCGGCAAATGTCGAAGCGATCGACCGCCTGGATCAGGCGAAGTAA
- a CDS encoding sn-glycerol-3-phosphate import ATP-binding protein UgpC: MADIEIRAVRKSYGKNPTLHGIDLAFASGEFVVILGPSGCGKSTLLRMIAGLEEITGGEIAINGRVVNRLEPRERGCAMVFQNYALYPHMTVAGNIGYALKVAGIPKAERLRRIEETAKIVGLSDYLDRKPAALSGGQRQRVAMARAIIREPSVFLFDEPLSNLDAKLRVTMRAEIRKLHQRLSATSIFVTHDQVEAMTLADKLVVMNKGVVEQVGQPLDIYHRPASIFVASFIGSPAMNLFDARIDVDSACLAFAGAKLPIDRRLAARLGSGNVTVGIRPEQCVVAPEAKGGVAMKVEFIEELGSGRVIHSELNGHPFAACVDEQTRVRPGDWISLAMPLAQLHVFDRETGRRIEVDLDPRAVPGSAGHPALETV, translated from the coding sequence ATGGCTGACATCGAAATTCGTGCCGTGCGTAAATCCTACGGAAAGAACCCGACCCTGCATGGCATCGACCTCGCCTTTGCGTCGGGAGAATTCGTCGTGATCCTCGGCCCGTCCGGGTGCGGGAAGTCAACGCTCCTGAGGATGATCGCGGGGCTGGAGGAAATCACGGGTGGTGAGATTGCCATCAACGGACGGGTCGTCAACAGACTCGAGCCGCGCGAACGCGGCTGCGCCATGGTGTTCCAGAACTACGCCCTCTATCCCCACATGACCGTCGCGGGAAACATCGGATATGCCCTGAAGGTAGCCGGCATACCAAAGGCGGAGCGCCTGCGGCGGATCGAGGAGACAGCGAAGATCGTCGGGCTTTCCGATTATCTCGACCGCAAGCCCGCGGCACTCTCCGGCGGTCAGCGCCAACGCGTCGCCATGGCTCGCGCGATTATCCGCGAACCGAGCGTATTCCTTTTCGACGAACCCCTTTCGAACCTGGATGCCAAGCTGCGCGTCACCATGCGAGCCGAGATCCGGAAGCTGCATCAGCGTCTTTCGGCAACGTCCATCTTTGTCACCCACGATCAGGTGGAAGCCATGACGCTCGCCGACAAGCTCGTCGTCATGAACAAGGGCGTCGTCGAACAGGTGGGACAGCCGCTCGACATCTACCATCGTCCTGCAAGCATTTTCGTCGCGTCCTTCATCGGCTCGCCGGCAATGAATCTGTTCGATGCCCGTATCGACGTCGACAGCGCCTGCCTGGCATTCGCCGGCGCGAAGCTGCCGATCGACAGGAGGCTTGCGGCACGCCTGGGCTCGGGAAACGTCACGGTTGGCATTCGCCCGGAGCAGTGCGTCGTGGCGCCTGAAGCAAAAGGCGGCGTCGCGATGAAGGTGGAGTTCATCGAGGAGCTCGGATCCGGCCGCGTCATCCACTCGGAGCTGAATGGCCATCCCTTCGCCGCCTGCGTCGACGAGCAAACGCGCGTCCGGCCGGGCGATTGGATCAGCCTGGCCATGCCATTGGCGCAGCTGCATGTCTTCGACCGAGAGACAGGCCGAAGGATCGAGGTCGATCTGGATCCTCGCGCCGTCCCTGGCTCCGCCGGCCATCCGGCACTCGAAACCGTTTGA
- a CDS encoding TIM barrel protein: MNEIISAVGFCNRTGKGDLSSLDASLREVAETGANACEIGIYGEEIVSGGRIIEDRVRRVADITKKYAFKKLSLHGQILSNFMDREHHHLQKKVVKAMLELCDRLGAGILVHHSGAAQLAPGKSSADLDRMERDALAEMAEVAKGYGVRIALENIFTTEIGQYRQTPSQVAETVRAIGSDNVVALIDFSHAYIEATHRGLDFRDELRAMAPVTGHLHVHDSFGLPYSMTRFYHPAEATALGIGDLHLPIGWGDIAWDDIFSELTFLPDTTLIMEIGAERFADQQPACLERARSLAAAVGLRSAA; the protein is encoded by the coding sequence ATGAACGAAATCATATCCGCCGTAGGCTTTTGCAATCGAACGGGCAAGGGCGATCTTTCGAGCCTTGATGCGTCCTTGCGCGAAGTTGCTGAAACGGGAGCCAACGCCTGTGAAATCGGAATCTATGGCGAAGAAATCGTCAGTGGCGGCCGCATAATCGAAGACCGTGTCCGGCGCGTCGCCGACATTACGAAAAAATACGCCTTCAAGAAGCTCTCGCTGCATGGTCAGATCCTGTCCAACTTCATGGATCGCGAGCACCATCATCTGCAGAAAAAGGTCGTGAAGGCGATGCTCGAATTGTGTGACCGGCTTGGCGCCGGGATCCTCGTTCATCATTCCGGCGCGGCACAGCTCGCCCCCGGCAAAAGCTCCGCCGATCTCGACAGGATGGAACGCGACGCTCTCGCGGAAATGGCGGAGGTCGCAAAAGGATACGGGGTACGCATCGCGCTTGAAAACATCTTCACGACGGAAATCGGCCAGTACCGGCAGACGCCGAGCCAGGTTGCCGAAACCGTACGCGCGATCGGTTCCGACAACGTCGTCGCGCTTATCGACTTCTCGCATGCCTACATCGAAGCCACGCACCGCGGACTTGATTTCCGCGACGAGCTGAGGGCAATGGCGCCGGTGACCGGTCACCTGCATGTTCACGACAGTTTCGGGCTGCCCTATTCCATGACTCGCTTCTATCATCCGGCGGAGGCGACCGCGCTCGGCATCGGAGACCTGCATCTCCCGATCGGCTGGGGCGATATTGCCTGGGACGACATCTTCTCCGAACTGACCTTCCTTCCGGACACGACACTGATCATGGAAATCGGAGCCGAACGGTTTGCCGATCAGCAACCGGCATGCCTGGAACGCGCACGGAGTCTGGCCGCCGCGGTGGGACTGAGATCCGCTGCGTAG
- a CDS encoding ABC transporter permease subunit, whose amino-acid sequence MIQRTPFANALTYGVMIFGFLLLIGPFIVIVSGASQTFQQVNAIPFSFLPQDRLLDNMSTAWTRANLGTAMLNSFVMAGLVTVGKVALSALTAFAIVFFRTPLKGFFFWMVFITLMLPLEVRVVPTYAVAADLFQPVRLLIAAVTGFELSVDWNLLSSYAGLTLPLIATATGTFLYRQFYLTLPDELAEAARMDGSGAIRFFIDMLLPLSRTNMLALTTIMFVYGWNQYLWPLLMVTDPQYKTTMMSLVALLPSENGTPDWNVTLAGSLIIMLPPLIVVAVLQRWFVRGLVATEK is encoded by the coding sequence ATGATACAGCGGACACCTTTCGCCAACGCCCTCACCTATGGTGTGATGATCTTCGGGTTCCTGCTGTTGATCGGTCCCTTCATCGTGATCGTGTCGGGCGCCAGCCAGACATTTCAGCAGGTGAACGCCATACCCTTCAGTTTCCTGCCGCAGGATCGCCTGCTCGATAACATGAGCACCGCCTGGACGCGCGCCAACCTGGGGACGGCGATGCTGAACAGCTTCGTCATGGCCGGCCTGGTCACGGTCGGCAAAGTGGCGCTGTCGGCGCTGACGGCCTTCGCCATCGTGTTCTTCCGAACCCCGCTCAAGGGCTTCTTCTTCTGGATGGTCTTCATTACCCTGATGTTGCCGCTCGAGGTGCGCGTGGTGCCCACCTATGCCGTCGCTGCCGATCTATTCCAACCCGTCCGGCTCCTGATTGCCGCCGTAACGGGCTTCGAACTCTCGGTCGACTGGAATCTTCTCAGTTCCTACGCCGGCCTCACGCTGCCCTTGATCGCGACCGCAACGGGAACATTCCTCTATCGCCAATTCTACCTGACCCTGCCCGACGAACTGGCAGAGGCGGCGCGGATGGACGGATCGGGTGCGATCCGCTTTTTCATCGACATGCTGCTGCCGCTCTCGCGTACGAACATGCTCGCGCTGACCACGATCATGTTCGTCTATGGGTGGAACCAGTATCTCTGGCCCCTGCTGATGGTGACGGACCCTCAATACAAGACCACCATGATGTCGCTGGTCGCGCTCCTGCCGTCCGAAAACGGCACCCCGGACTGGAACGTGACGCTCGCCGGGTCCCTGATCATCATGCTGCCCCCGCTCATCGTCGTTGCCGTCCTGCAGCGGTGGTTCGTTCGCGGCCTCGTGGCGACGGAAAAATGA
- a CDS encoding carbohydrate ABC transporter permease, which yields MDKRAAFRSWWLPSLFALPQIILILLFFYWPAVAVLRWAFTLEPPFGGAAEFVGLANFQEVFADPLYWNSVGVSLAFALCGTVATIFIGLVLALAVDRQLPGSAPFRFLYILPYAIAGPAAGMAFRFILSPERGLMASVNAAFPDFWNPAKYGSHALILVIVVFAWKWAGYTFIFLLAGLQSVPRSLIEAAAMDGSGPIRRAVDIQIPMLAPTLFFLLVIMMTEGFVGADTYGIVARTTDGGPNHGTDVMVYRIVEEAFRGLNYSGASAQSLVLIGLIMIFTFLQFRFIERQVHYK from the coding sequence ATGGACAAGCGCGCGGCCTTTCGCAGCTGGTGGCTGCCCAGCCTATTCGCCCTGCCGCAGATCATTCTGATCCTGCTTTTTTTCTATTGGCCAGCAGTCGCCGTGCTGCGATGGGCGTTCACGCTGGAGCCGCCATTCGGAGGCGCCGCGGAATTCGTCGGCCTTGCCAATTTTCAGGAGGTGTTCGCCGATCCGCTCTACTGGAACTCCGTCGGCGTCAGCCTGGCATTCGCCCTCTGCGGCACCGTGGCCACCATCTTTATCGGTCTTGTTCTTGCGCTTGCGGTTGACCGGCAATTGCCCGGCTCCGCTCCGTTCCGGTTCCTGTATATCCTGCCTTACGCGATTGCAGGCCCCGCCGCTGGCATGGCTTTTCGTTTCATCCTGTCACCGGAACGAGGGCTGATGGCATCGGTCAACGCCGCTTTCCCGGATTTTTGGAACCCGGCCAAATACGGCAGCCACGCCCTGATCCTCGTCATCGTCGTGTTTGCTTGGAAATGGGCGGGCTACACCTTCATCTTCCTGCTCGCCGGCCTGCAGTCGGTCCCTCGGTCGCTTATCGAGGCTGCCGCCATGGACGGCTCTGGCCCTATTCGCCGTGCAGTCGATATCCAGATACCGATGCTGGCGCCAACGCTCTTCTTCCTGCTGGTCATCATGATGACCGAAGGTTTCGTCGGGGCCGACACCTACGGCATCGTCGCCCGAACGACGGATGGCGGCCCCAACCACGGCACGGATGTGATGGTGTACCGCATCGTCGAGGAGGCATTCCGCGGATTGAACTACTCCGGCGCCTCGGCCCAAAGCCTCGTGCTCATCGGCCTCATCATGATCTTCACCTTCCTCCAGTTCCGCTTCATCGAGCGGCAGGTTCATTACAAGTGA
- a CDS encoding extracellular solute-binding protein, whose product MRISVTTSIFIGLMAGVALGPSAAAAEKTKFEFWYGLSGDLGERVQDACKKFNDSQSEFEIVCTSQNGYDATLQNTIAAYRAKKQPAITQIYDAGTLDMMLSGAFVPARKLMADNGYTIDWNNYFGGIANYYATAKGELNSFPFNSSTAMFYYNVDAFQKAGIDFKPDTWEQVEQAARKLKAAGYECPLAFNFDTWQLMEQFSAIHNQPLATKANGYNGLDAELVVNKTKFVDHVKFFKKMADEKLFVVKTKQLGMDLVPAFTSQTCQMIQTSIADHGTIGKSLPEGVKWDVAMLPVWNGTERQNSLVGGASLWVLAGRPEAEYKGAAAFLNFLATPEMTEWWSTVTGYIPVTKTGFDAMKSNGFYDKAPYKGRELAIESLSFTPTSENTRGIRLGGFTQIRKEFATALEAIFMQNADVQAELDNAVGRSNAVLRRFEKTYAGQTLN is encoded by the coding sequence ATGAGAATCTCCGTCACCACGTCCATATTTATCGGCTTGATGGCAGGCGTCGCGCTTGGTCCGTCGGCCGCGGCAGCCGAGAAGACGAAGTTCGAGTTCTGGTACGGCCTTTCGGGCGATCTTGGGGAACGCGTCCAGGATGCCTGCAAGAAGTTCAACGACAGCCAATCCGAATTCGAGATCGTCTGCACCTCGCAAAACGGATACGACGCGACCCTGCAAAACACGATTGCCGCCTATCGCGCGAAGAAGCAGCCGGCGATCACGCAGATCTACGACGCCGGCACTCTGGACATGATGCTTTCGGGTGCATTCGTGCCCGCCAGGAAGCTGATGGCCGACAATGGCTACACCATCGACTGGAACAATTATTTCGGCGGCATCGCCAATTATTATGCGACCGCCAAGGGAGAATTGAACTCCTTCCCGTTCAATTCCTCGACTGCGATGTTTTACTACAACGTCGACGCCTTCCAGAAGGCCGGCATCGACTTCAAGCCGGACACCTGGGAACAGGTCGAGCAAGCGGCCCGCAAACTCAAGGCAGCCGGATACGAATGCCCGCTCGCCTTCAACTTCGATACCTGGCAGCTCATGGAGCAGTTCTCGGCCATTCACAACCAGCCGCTTGCCACCAAGGCGAATGGTTACAATGGGCTGGATGCCGAACTGGTCGTCAACAAGACCAAGTTCGTGGACCACGTGAAGTTCTTCAAAAAAATGGCCGACGAGAAGCTCTTCGTGGTCAAGACCAAGCAGCTCGGCATGGATCTTGTCCCAGCCTTCACGTCGCAGACCTGCCAGATGATACAGACCTCGATCGCCGACCATGGCACCATCGGCAAGTCCCTTCCCGAGGGTGTGAAGTGGGATGTTGCCATGTTGCCCGTATGGAACGGCACGGAGCGGCAGAACTCTCTCGTCGGCGGTGCGTCGCTGTGGGTGCTCGCCGGTCGTCCGGAAGCGGAATACAAGGGTGCGGCTGCCTTCCTCAATTTCCTTGCGACGCCCGAAATGACCGAGTGGTGGTCTACGGTAACGGGATACATCCCGGTGACCAAGACCGGTTTTGACGCGATGAAGTCCAACGGGTTCTACGACAAGGCACCCTACAAGGGGCGCGAACTCGCCATCGAGAGCCTGTCCTTCACCCCAACCTCGGAGAACACCCGCGGCATTCGTCTTGGCGGCTTCACGCAGATCCGCAAGGAATTCGCGACCGCCCTCGAAGCGATCTTTATGCAGAATGCAGACGTGCAGGCGGAACTCGACAACGCCGTTGGCCGCAGCAATGCCGTTCTGCGTCGTTTCGAGAAGACCTACGCCGGACAGACGCTGAACTAA
- a CDS encoding triose-phosphate isomerase, with the protein MSKSGLWVGTSWKMNKTLVEAMAFADGLAAADDARDERVQRFVIPPFTAVRQVKERLKATSVKVGAQNMHWDDAGAWTGEISPVMLRDCDLDIVELGHSERREHFGETDRTVGLKTAAAVKHGLVPLICIGETLAEREAGEADTVLKRQVEGAFAFLEGAARTAPVLLAYEPVWAIGVNGIPATADYADARHRRIAEVAERALGVKVPVLYGGSVNPQNCEELILQPHIDGLFIGRSAWDVGGYLDILQRVARAI; encoded by the coding sequence ATGAGCAAGTCTGGACTCTGGGTCGGCACGAGCTGGAAGATGAACAAGACGCTGGTTGAGGCGATGGCCTTCGCCGATGGCCTGGCGGCCGCGGACGATGCGCGCGACGAGCGCGTACAGCGCTTCGTCATCCCGCCGTTCACCGCCGTTCGGCAGGTGAAGGAAAGGTTGAAGGCGACGAGCGTCAAGGTCGGCGCGCAGAACATGCACTGGGACGATGCGGGCGCCTGGACCGGCGAAATTTCTCCCGTCATGCTCAGGGACTGCGATCTCGACATCGTCGAGCTCGGACACAGCGAGCGGCGCGAGCATTTCGGCGAGACCGACCGGACCGTTGGCCTGAAGACGGCAGCGGCGGTGAAGCACGGATTGGTTCCGCTGATCTGCATCGGCGAGACGCTCGCAGAACGTGAGGCCGGCGAGGCCGACACGGTGTTGAAGCGCCAGGTGGAAGGCGCCTTTGCATTTCTTGAAGGCGCGGCGCGCACGGCGCCCGTTCTTCTGGCCTACGAGCCCGTCTGGGCGATCGGCGTCAACGGCATACCGGCGACGGCCGACTATGCGGACGCCCGTCATCGCCGCATCGCCGAAGTCGCCGAGCGAGCGCTCGGCGTGAAGGTTCCGGTGCTCTATGGCGGCAGCGTCAATCCGCAGAACTGCGAGGAATTGATCCTCCAACCGCATATCGACGGCCTTTTCATCGGCCGCTCCGCCTGGGACGTCGGCGGCTATCTCGACATCTTGCAACGCGTAGCCCGGGCGATCTGA